CGTCGCGTGGTGCATCGCGCAGGTCGGCTTCAACACCGCCCTCGCCGCCACCGTGGCCGTGCTGCCCGAACGCGTCCCCGCGCACAAGCGCGGTCGGGTGTCGGCGTGGCTCGGCTCCGGCAGTCAGGTCGGTGCCGTCGCCGGGACGTTCCTCGTGCAGGGGACGGGCACGCAGGGCGTCTGGATGTTCCTCGCCCCCGCCGCGCTCGCCCTCGTTCTCGTGGTCGTCTTCGTCGCCGGCCTCAAGGAAGCGCCGCGCACCCGCGCGGAGGTCGGGCGGTTCCGTCTCGCCGACATCTTCACCGCGCTGTGGATCAACCCGTTCCGCTTCCCGGCCTTCGGACTCGCGTGGGTGGGTCGCTTCCTCGTCTGGACCGCGCTGGCCCTGCTGACGACGTACAAGACCTACTTCCTCAGCGACCACCTCGGCCTGCCCAAGGAGGCGCTGCCGAATCTGCTGTTCATCTCCATGCTGGCCCTCGCCGCCAGCGTGTTCGTCAGCAGCCTCCTCGCGGGCTGGCTGAGCGACATCGTGAAACGACGCAAGGTCTTCGTCATCGCCGCCTCGCTCGGCTACGCGGCCGCGATGATCGTGGTGGCCACCGCCACCGGCTTCGACGGGTTCCTGCTGGGCGTCGTCATCGGCGGTCTGTCGCAGGGGGCGTACATGGGCGTCGACTACGCGCTCGTCTCGGACGTGCTGCCCGACTCCGACACGGAGGCCGCGAAGGGCATGGGCGTGTTCAACCTGTCGAGCACCGTGCCCCAGACGGTCGCCCCCGTGCTCGCGCCGGTGCTTCTGCTGATCGGGGCGACGCCCGGCAGCCAGAACTACGTCGCGCTCTACGTCGGCGCGGCGGTCTTCGCCCTGCTGGGCGCCGCGGCGATCGCCGTGATCCGCGGCGTCCGCTGAGGATCCTGGGGCGGCGGTCCGCGGGACCGCCGCCCTAGGATGAGAGCCATGCCTCGCGCCCCCCGGATCGTCGCTCAAGGCGACTCGACCCGGGAGGCCATCTTCACCTCGGC
The DNA window shown above is from Microbacterium proteolyticum and carries:
- a CDS encoding MFS transporter, which produces MTQTQHPVPAAAGSTAESTAERMMRLTGQHVGAGFITRYVLGQLGVWIALMTPAAVTLSLRVGDVDPANKAASLSLIAGLGAACALFANPIFGRLSDKSTSRFGQRRPFILGGVLVGIIATFFLGAATTIPMIAVAWCIAQVGFNTALAATVAVLPERVPAHKRGRVSAWLGSGSQVGAVAGTFLVQGTGTQGVWMFLAPAALALVLVVVFVAGLKEAPRTRAEVGRFRLADIFTALWINPFRFPAFGLAWVGRFLVWTALALLTTYKTYFLSDHLGLPKEALPNLLFISMLALAASVFVSSLLAGWLSDIVKRRKVFVIAASLGYAAAMIVVATATGFDGFLLGVVIGGLSQGAYMGVDYALVSDVLPDSDTEAAKGMGVFNLSSTVPQTVAPVLAPVLLLIGATPGSQNYVALYVGAAVFALLGAAAIAVIRGVR